From one Brachypodium distachyon strain Bd21 chromosome 4, Brachypodium_distachyon_v3.0, whole genome shotgun sequence genomic stretch:
- the LOC100846762 gene encoding aspartic proteinase nepenthesin-1: MAPSLVFLLVLLSCSATATLVACSSSNEAEAGLRMKLAHVDDKGGYTTEERVLRAVAVSRQQQQQRLMAGAEDDVSAQVHRATRQYIASYLIGSPPQRTEALIDTGSDLIWTQCATTCLPKSCAKQGLPYYNLSQSSTFVPVPCADKAGFCAANGVHLCGLDGSCTFIASYGAGRVIGSLGTESFAFESGTTSLAFGCVSLTRITSGALNDASGLIGLGRGRLSLVSQIGATRFSYCLTPYFHSSGASSHLFVGASASLGGGGASMPFVKSPKDYPYSTFYYLPLEGITVGKTRLPAVNSTTFQLRQLFKGYWAGGVIIDTGSPLTQLASHAYEALKEEVAAQLGNGSLVPAPEDSGLELCVAREGFQKVVPALVFHFGGGADMAVPAASYWAPVDKAAACMMILEGGYDSIIGNFQQQDMHLLYDLRRGRFSFQTADCTML, from the coding sequence atggCGCCAAGTCTCGTGTTCTTGCTCGTGCTCCTGAGCTGCAGCGCTACTGCTACCCTTGtcgcctgcagcagcagcaatgaagCAGAAGCAGGGCTCCGCATGAAGCTCGCCCATGTCGACGACAAGGGCGGCTACACCACGGAGGAGCGCGTGctgcgcgccgtcgccgtcagccgccagcagcagcagcagcggctgaTGGCCGGTGCAGAGGACGACGTGAGCGCACAGGTGCACCGCGCGACGCGGCAGTACATCGCGTCGTACCTCATCGGCTCACCGCCGCAGCGGACCGAGGCGCTGATCGACACCGGCAGCGACCTCATCTGGACGCAGTGCGCCACCACCTGCCTCCCCAAGAGCTGCGCCAAGCAGGGCCTCCCGTACTACAACCTCTCCCAATCCTCCACCTTCGTGCCGGTGCCGTGCGCCGACAAGGCAGGGTTCTGCGCGGCCAACGGCGTGCACCTCTGCGGCCTGGACGGTAGCTGCACCTTCATCGCCAGCTacggcgccggccgcgtcATCGGCTCCCTCGGCACGGAGTCCTTCGCCTTCGAGTCCGGCACCACCAGCCTCGCCTTCGGCTGCGTCTCCCTGACGCGCATCACGTCCGGAGCCCTCAACGATGCGTCAGGGCTCATCGGGCTTGGCCGCGGCCGCCTGTCACTGGTGTCCCAGATAGGCGCCACCAGGTTCTCCTACTGCCTCACCCCCTACTTCCACAGCAGCGGCGCGTCCAGCCACCTGTTCGTCGGAGCATCGGCGagcctgggcggcggcggtgcttcCATGCCGTTCGTGAAGAGCCCCAAGGACTACCCCTACAGCACGTTCTACTACCTCCCGCTGGAGGGCATCACCGTGGGGAAGACTCGGCTGCCGGCGGTCAACAGCACAACGTTCCAGCTCCGGCAGCTGTTCAAGGGATACTGGGCGGGCGGCGTCATCATCGACACCGGCAGCCCGCTGACCCAGCTCGCCAGCCACGCCTACGAGGcgctgaaggaggaggtggccgcgCAGCTGGGCAACGGCAGCctggtgccggcgccggaggacaGCGGGCTGGAGCTCTGCGTGGCGCGAGAGGGGTTCCAGAAGGTGGTGCCGGCCCTGGTGTTCCACTTCGGTGGCGGTGCGGACATGGCGGTGCCGGCGGCAAGCTATTGGGCGCCCGTGGACAAGGCGGCAGCGTGCATGATGATCCTGGAAGGAGGGTACGACAGCATCATCGGCAACTTCCAACAGCAGGACATGCACCTGCTCTATGACCTCCGCAGGGGCCGCTTCTCCTTCCAGACCGCAGACTGCACCATGCTCTAA
- the LOC100827022 gene encoding zinc finger protein 1, with amino-acid sequence MAVEPVLEAAAPVLPSPSPATSASKRKRSRQIMAPSEEEQLALWLLMLARGHRDQERLHGCALCGKAFPSYQALGGHKASHRKPPSLPAPASGADEQQQPQATAASSGYVSGGGKLKAHECNVCGNAFATGQALGGHKRRHYDGTIGSAKGASMATAVNRTRPGFDLNLPALPEAVVVADHRQDKLLSRGSTSSLEKKPRLILTA; translated from the coding sequence ATGGCCGTGGAGCCGGTCCTcgaagcggcggcgcccgtgctgccgtcgccgtcgcccgccaCATCGGCGTCGAAGCGGAAGCGGTCGAGGCAGATCATGGCGCcaagcgaggaggagcagctaGCGCTGTGGCTGCTCATGCTGGCGCGCGGCCACCGCGACCAGGAGCGGCTGCACGGGTGCGCCTTGTGCGGCAAGGCGTTCCCCTCCTACCAGGCCCTCGGCGGCCACAAGGCCAGCCACCGCAAACCACCTTCCCTTCCGGCTCCGGCGTCGGGCGcagacgagcagcagcagccgcaggcgacggcggcctcgTCGGGGTATgtgtccggcggcggcaagcttAAGGCGCACGAGTGCAACGTGTGCGGGAATGCGTTCGCGACGGGGCAGGCGCTGGGCGGCCACAAGAGGAGGCACTACGACGGCACCATCGGCAGCGCCAAGGGCGCCTCCATGGCGACAGCAGTGAACCGAACCCGGCCGGGGTTCGACCTGAACCTGCCGGCGCTGCCGGAGGCGGTCGTCGTGGCGGATCATCGTCAGGACAAGTTGCTCAGCCGGGGTTCAACCTCctccttggagaagaagcCCAGGCTCATCCTCACCGCGTGA
- the LOC100844319 gene encoding BTB/POZ domain-containing protein NPY4, with protein MKYMKLGSKPDVFQTEGNIRFVATELATDIVITVGDVKFYLHKFPLLSKSSRLQTLVASTNDEGNDEVDISDIPGGPSGFEICAKFCYGMTVTLNAYNVLAARCAAEFLEMFETIDKGNLIYKIDVFLSASIFRTWKDSIIVLQTTKSLLPWSENLKVINHCVDSIASKASIDPSEVEWSYTYNRKKLPSESGSDSHWNGVRKQPMVPRDWWVEDICDLEMGLYKKVILAIKAKGRIAAEVVGEALRAYAYRRLFSSLDNAVNNGLDCTRHCAALETIISLLPAERGSVSCGFLLKLLRAACLLGSDETLRGDLVRRIGSQLDGASVSDLLIPASSGENAMYNVDLVLAILEEFMAQRHGGGDEELQDDDDEEEVTMDGENHRHLVSSVSGDSDLALARLIDGYLAEIAKDPSLPLPKFIAIAETAPLAARPTHDALYRAIDMYLKEHPGLSKSEKKRLCALMDCKKLSAEASAHAVQNERLPLRVVVQVLFFEQLRQSSAAAAELPSSALRSLLPRESGNSYGSSRSAATTATTAEDDQWGTGAGDAGSFRSAGGGAMATNKSGGGGDGGSSKNGGKAGKGMMPRKMLSKLWSGKASSGGEHSGGSDTSESPGSAAHLDAMAAGDAKSTHSRSTRHSVS; from the exons ATGAAGTATATGAAGCTTGGATCAAAGCCAGACGTCTTTCAGACAGAGGGGAATATCAG GTTTGTGGCAACTGAGCTGGCGACGGACATTGTTATCACTGTAGGAGATGTCAAGTTTTATCTTCACAAG TTCCCACTTTTATCGAAGAGTTCCCGCTTGCAAACGTTGGTAGCCTCTACAAACGATGAAGGCAACGATGAAGTAGACATTTCTGACATCCCCGGTGGACCTTCAGGATTTGAAATATGTGCCAAGTTCTGCTACGGTATGACCGTCACGCTCAACGCTTACAACGTCCTCGCAGCCCGCTGCGCAGCCGAGTTTCTGGAAATGTTCGAGACGATTGACAAAGGGAACCTCATCTACAAGATTGATGTGTTCCTGTCGGCGAGCATATTCCGTACCTGGAAGGATTCGATAATTGTGCTGCAGACAACGAAGTCGCTCCTGCCCTGGTCAGAGAACCTGAAGGTGATCAACCACTGCGTCGATTCCATTGCGTCCAAGGCTTCCATCGACCCGTCAGAGGTCGAGTGGTCATACACCTACAACAGGAAGAAGCTTCCGTCGGAGAGCGGCTCCGACTCGCATTGGAACGGCGTGAGGAAGCAGCCGATGGTGCCCAGGGACTGGTGGGTGGAGGACATCTGCGACCTTGAGATGGGCTTGTACAAGAAGGTGATCCTGGCGATCAAGGCGAAGGGGAGGATCGCTGCCGAGGTGGTCGGAGAAGCGCTGCGAGCCTACGCATACCGAAGGCTGTTCAGCTCCCTGGACAATGCTGTCAACAATGGGCTTGACTGCACAAGGCACTGTGCAGCCCTTGAGACCATCATCTCTCTGCTGCCTGCTGAGAGAGGTTCAGTCTCATGTGGTTTCCTGCTGAAGCTGCTGAGAGCTGCATGCCTGCTTGGGTCCGACGAGACCCTCCGTGGCGACCTGGTCAGGAGGATCGGCTCGCAGCTCGACGGAGCTTCGGTCTCGGATCTTCTGATACCTGCGAGCTCCGGCGAAAATGCCATGTACAATGTCGACCTGGTCTTGGCGATACTGGAGGAGTTCATGGCGCAGCGCCACGGTGGTGGCGATGAGGAATTacaggacgacgacgacgaagaagaagtcACCATGGATGGCGAGAACCACCGCCACCTGGTCTCTTCCGTCTCCGGCGACTCAGATCTTGCGCTGGCAAGGCTGATCGACGGGTATCTTGCTGAGATCGCGAAAGACCCCAGCCTTCCTCTCCCAAAGTTCATCGCTATCGCTGAAACGGCGCCCCTCGCTGCTCGGCCAACGCACGATGCGCTCTACCGCGCCATTGACATGTACCTCAAG GAGCATCCGGGTTTGTCGAAGAGCGAGAAGAAGAGGCTGTGCGCGCTGATGGACTGCAAGAAGCTGAGCGCCGAGGCGAGCGCGCACGCCGTGCAGAACGAGCGCCTCCCGCTGCGCGTCGTCGTGCAGGTCCTCTTCTTCGAGCAGCTCCGGCAATCatcggcagccgccgccgagctcccgTCCTCTGCTCTGCGCTCCCTCCTGCCCAGGGAGAGCGGCAACTCCTACGGCAGCTCCAGGTCAGCCgccacgacggcgacgacggccgAGGACGACCAATGGGGCACTGGAGCCGGCgatgccggatcgttccggtcggcgggcggcggcgccatggccacgaacaagagcggcggcggcggcgatgggggCAGCAGCAAGAACGGCGGTAAGGCGGGGAAGGGGATGATGCCGAGGAAGATGCTGAGCAAGCTGTGGTCCGGCAaggcgagcagcggcggggaGCACAGCGGCGGTTCCGACACGTCCGAGAGCCCCGGCTccgccgcccacctcgacgccatggccgccggtgATGCCAAGTCCACGCATTCGCGGAGCACCAGGCATTCCGTCTCGTAG